Genomic DNA from Catellatospora sp. TT07R-123:
TGGGCGTTCGACACACACGACGAATTCCGGACGCTGGCCGCCCGTTTTCTCGCCGACGGCCTCGCCGCGGGCCAGCAGGTCGTCTACCTCGCCGAGTCCGCCGGTGCGGCCGAGCTCGACGGGTTCGGCGGGTTCGCCGCCGCCCGGGCCAGCGGCGCGGCCAGGGTGCAGGACCTGAGCATCTACGACCGCAGCCTGCTGGCCGAGCCCCGCGCGCAGGTGCGCGCCTACGCGCAGGCCACCGAGCAGGCACTCGCGGCCGGTTACACCGGCCTGCGGGTGGCTGCCGACGCCACCCCGCTCGTGCGCACCCCGGCCGACCGGTCGGCGTTCGCCCGCTACGAGCACCTGGTCGACGTGTACATGACCCGCCATCCGTTCGCCGCGATGTGCGGCTACCACCGCGGTCGGCTGGACCCGGCCGCCATCGCCGAGCTGGCCTGCATGCATCCGCTGGCCAGGAGCTCGTCGGCCCCGCTGCGGCTGTTCGCGTCCGACCAGCCCGGGATCGACATGGTCCTGGCGGGCGAGGTCGACCTGGCCGGGCACGCGCTGCTCCGGACGGCACTCGAACACGCCGACGCGGCACCGGCCGGGGGCGAGATCTCCGTCGACGCCCGGCACCTGACCTTCATCGACCACCGAGGACTCATGCGGCTCGCCGAGCACGTCCAGGCCCGGGGCGGCACCGCGGTGCTGCACACCGCCCGCGGCGCCACCCGGCTGCTGACCGAACTGCTGGACCTGCCGCAGCTGCGGGTGTCGGCGTCATGAGATCGGGACCGGCGGCCGGGCACCACGGCATCCTCCACGAGGCGGCGTTCTACGGCTCCGACGAGCAGTTCCTCGCGGTCGTGCTGCCGTTCCTGCGCGACGGGCTGGCGGCCGGCGAGCCGGCCGTGTCCCTGTTCGGCGAGCGGAACCAGAATCTCGTACGCGAGGCGCTGGGTCCGGGCAGCGGGGTCGTCTTCATCGACGGCGACGGGCACTACCTGCGCCCGGCCGTGGCGATCCGCAGGCACCAGCAGATGCTGGCCGAGTACGTGGCCGCCGGGGCGGCGCAGATCCGCATCGCCGGGGACGTGCCGCACCCCGGGGTCGGCGTGCCGTGGGAGTGGTGGGCGCGCTACGAGGCCGCCGCCAACGAGGTCTACGACGCCTTCCCGATGTACGGGCTGTGCCCGTACGACACGCGGACCGCCCCGGCGCACGTGCTCGAGGACGCGCTGCGCACCCACAGCCACGTGGTGACCCCCGACGGGCGGCGGGAGGCCAGCGGCACGTACCAGAGTCCGCGGACGTTCCTGTCCACGGCGGTG
This window encodes:
- a CDS encoding MEDS domain-containing protein, with protein sequence MRQSGFVDAVDGLGRSDHLCWAFDTHDEFRTLAARFLADGLAAGQQVVYLAESAGAAELDGFGGFAAARASGAARVQDLSIYDRSLLAEPRAQVRAYAQATEQALAAGYTGLRVAADATPLVRTPADRSAFARYEHLVDVYMTRHPFAAMCGYHRGRLDPAAIAELACMHPLARSSSAPLRLFASDQPGIDMVLAGEVDLAGHALLRTALEHADAAPAGGEISVDARHLTFIDHRGLMRLAEHVQARGGTAVLHTARGATRLLTELLDLPQLRVSAS
- a CDS encoding sensor histidine kinase gives rise to the protein MRSGPAAGHHGILHEAAFYGSDEQFLAVVLPFLRDGLAAGEPAVSLFGERNQNLVREALGPGSGVVFIDGDGHYLRPAVAIRRHQQMLAEYVAAGAAQIRIAGDVPHPGVGVPWEWWARYEAAANEVYDAFPMYGLCPYDTRTAPAHVLEDALRTHSHVVTPDGRREASGTYQSPRTFLSTAVASWTEPLEAGPPALWLVDPEIAQARHSVAALQRTAGLTGDDLDGLLLSTSEAVTNARLHGGAPVRLSAWAAPGRIIVTVADRGPGPADPTAGLVPGAGPGGLGLWLAHQLCAYVSLRTGPDGFTIRLIAGDAPA